Genomic DNA from Trueperaceae bacterium:
TGTTCGGTCCCATCTTCGAGAAGGCGTCGGAGGAACACTCCGACATCGTGTTCGGGAAGGTCGACACCGAGGCCGAGCAGGACCTGACCATGGCCTTCGGCATCAGGTCGATCCCCACGATCATGGCGTTCAGGGAGAACGTCCTCGTCTACGCCCAGCCCGGCGCGCTGCTCGGCCCGCAGCTCGAGCAGCTCATCGCCGCCGTCCGCGGCCTCGACATGGCCGAGGTCCACGCGAAGGTCGCCGAGCAGGAGCGCGAGCGCGAGGCGGCCAGGCAAGCCGGGGCATGAACGCCGACGCCCGCCGCCGGGTCCTCAACCGGCTGCGCCGCGCGCAGGGCCAGCTCG
This window encodes:
- the trxA gene encoding thioredoxin, which produces MATREITAENLGATLADNDIVLLDFWAEWCGPCRMFGPIFEKASEEHSDIVFGKVDTEAEQDLTMAFGIRSIPTIMAFRENVLVYAQPGALLGPQLEQLIAAVRGLDMAEVHAKVAEQEREREAARQAGA